In Paenibacillus larvae subsp. larvae, the following proteins share a genomic window:
- a CDS encoding tetratricopeptide repeat protein — translation MYRQAIQEFEKLVQKEPDFLLARIYLAMGYLKQGELPEAKRHFQLLAPLVDNAQMKAITYNALGCIQFSSKHLSTSKKLTALTRLLWNLF, via the coding sequence ATGTATAGACAGGCCATTCAAGAGTTTGAAAAACTTGTTCAAAAAGAGCCGGACTTTCTGCTTGCCCGAATTTATTTAGCTATGGGTTATTTAAAACAGGGAGAGTTGCCTGAAGCAAAAAGACATTTCCAGCTGCTTGCCCCTCTGGTTGATAATGCTCAAATGAAGGCCATTACTTATAATGCCCTTGGTTGTATTCAATTTTCCAGCAAGCATTTGAGTACTTCAAAAAAGCTTACAGCGCTGACCCGTCTATTGTGGAACCTCTTCTGA
- the panB gene encoding 3-methyl-2-oxobutanoate hydroxymethyltransferase, whose product METNRKPLTTAKIKSMKKEGIPITMITAYDYPSAMLAEEAGVDMILVGDSLGNVVLGYDSTLPVTVDDMIYHTKAVTRAVKSAFVVTDMPFMTYHGSLDQTLYHAGRIMREGLGKAVKLEGGAEIAPAVKALTQAGVPVVGHLGLTPQSVHQIGGYRVQGKNSDQARELLKDALTIQEAGAFCLVLELVTDELAAWITDQLSIPTIGIGAGPSCDGQVLVFHDAVGYESKPWPKKFVKTYVHAGELIRDGITQFVNEVRNRQFPAGEHTFKMDQEAVDRLYGNKGN is encoded by the coding sequence ATGGAAACAAACCGCAAGCCGCTTACGACGGCAAAAATCAAAAGTATGAAAAAAGAGGGCATTCCCATTACAATGATCACGGCTTATGACTATCCCTCTGCCATGCTGGCTGAGGAAGCCGGTGTAGATATGATTTTGGTAGGGGATTCCTTGGGAAATGTGGTGCTTGGCTATGATTCAACCCTTCCTGTAACGGTTGATGATATGATTTACCATACGAAAGCCGTGACCCGTGCCGTAAAATCTGCCTTCGTTGTAACAGATATGCCCTTTATGACTTATCACGGAAGTCTTGACCAGACCCTATATCATGCCGGGCGCATCATGCGGGAAGGATTGGGAAAAGCCGTCAAGCTGGAAGGGGGAGCTGAAATCGCCCCGGCTGTGAAGGCTCTAACCCAAGCGGGAGTTCCTGTTGTCGGCCACCTGGGATTAACTCCGCAATCTGTTCATCAAATTGGGGGTTACCGGGTTCAAGGGAAAAATTCTGACCAGGCCCGGGAACTGCTAAAAGATGCTTTGACTATCCAGGAAGCGGGTGCTTTTTGTTTGGTGCTGGAACTCGTTACGGACGAACTGGCCGCTTGGATAACGGATCAGCTCTCTATCCCGACTATCGGTATCGGAGCGGGTCCTTCCTGTGATGGACAAGTGCTTGTTTTCCATGATGCTGTAGGCTATGAATCCAAACCATGGCCTAAAAAGTTTGTAAAAACTTATGTCCACGCCGGAGAGCTCATCCGGGATGGAATTACCCAATTTGTCAATGAAGTGAGAAACCGCCAATTTCCGGCCGGGGAGCATACCTTTAAGATGGATCAGGAGGCGGTTGACCGTCTGTACGGAAACAAAGGGAACTAA
- a CDS encoding 3-hydroxyacyl-CoA dehydrogenase family protein, with protein sequence MQFKKVGVIGGGTMGQGIAEMLAGKGIDVVLVEKNTERMEFAWDQIEVSLDKQLEKWAITGVEKKLILSRIHKTAELSEVADCDMVIETISEELGLKKALFTELDGICGSEIILASNTSTLSLTELGSSTKHPERVIGLHFIHPVAKRDLVEIIRGLKTSENTYLRTRRFVEEVLQKTAIKVYESPGFVTSRLICLLINEAVHTLAERVASAEDIDLAMKSGYEFRLGPLEMADRFGLDSVLAALERMFREFGDLKYRPSFLLKQMVHAGHLGVKTGDGFFKYDKDGDRI encoded by the coding sequence ATGCAATTTAAAAAAGTAGGCGTGATTGGTGGCGGCACGATGGGCCAGGGCATTGCCGAAATGCTGGCTGGCAAAGGCATTGATGTCGTACTTGTAGAAAAAAATACAGAAAGAATGGAATTTGCCTGGGACCAAATTGAAGTGAGTTTGGACAAACAACTGGAAAAATGGGCGATTACAGGAGTAGAGAAAAAGCTTATCCTTTCCCGCATTCATAAAACTGCCGAACTGTCCGAAGTGGCAGATTGTGACATGGTAATTGAAACGATCAGTGAAGAATTGGGTTTGAAAAAAGCCTTATTTACAGAACTGGACGGCATTTGCGGTTCCGAGATTATTCTGGCCAGCAACACGTCCACGCTTAGTTTGACAGAACTGGGCTCCTCTACCAAGCATCCGGAACGCGTGATCGGACTGCATTTTATCCACCCGGTTGCAAAAAGGGATTTAGTAGAAATTATCCGTGGTCTGAAAACTTCCGAGAATACTTATTTACGCACTCGCCGCTTTGTGGAAGAAGTGCTTCAAAAAACAGCGATTAAGGTTTATGAGTCTCCGGGGTTTGTCACATCTCGGCTTATTTGCCTGCTCATTAACGAGGCGGTACACACGCTTGCTGAACGTGTGGCATCTGCGGAAGATATTGATCTTGCCATGAAAAGCGGCTATGAGTTCCGCCTTGGACCACTTGAAATGGCGGACCGTTTTGGCTTGGATTCCGTATTGGCCGCACTGGAAAGAATGTTCCGTGAGTTTGGCGATTTGAAATACCGTCCGTCTTTCCTGCTGAAGCAAATGGTCCATGCCGGACACCTGGGTGTGAAGACGGGAGACGGATTTTTCAAGTATGACAAGGATGGTGACCGGATATGA
- a CDS encoding cell wall elongation regulator TseB-like domain-containing protein, whose amino-acid sequence MLMTIVFVVTRFYMNIQTEHWNEKTKAVEAAYAKTVLTKADKVTPFHGTSSYQIVYGQDKLGNPVIVWVGENGEVHTERADQNYTEQQVRNEVSKKHEGAEILRINAGKLKDEYVWEVFYSVKDNKTKRYYYDYYKFADGTFIDTYTLSLQ is encoded by the coding sequence ATGTTGATGACCATAGTGTTTGTTGTCACCCGATTTTATATGAATATCCAGACTGAACATTGGAATGAAAAAACGAAAGCGGTGGAGGCGGCGTATGCCAAAACCGTGCTGACTAAGGCCGACAAAGTGACCCCATTTCACGGAACAAGCAGTTATCAGATTGTCTATGGGCAGGATAAGCTGGGAAACCCCGTCATTGTCTGGGTAGGTGAAAATGGGGAAGTTCATACTGAACGGGCGGATCAGAATTATACGGAACAGCAGGTTCGTAATGAGGTATCAAAAAAGCATGAAGGTGCTGAAATCCTGCGCATAAATGCAGGCAAATTAAAGGACGAATATGTATGGGAAGTGTTTTATTCCGTCAAAGACAATAAAACCAAACGTTATTATTACGATTATTATAAATTTGCAGACGGTACTTTTATAGATACGTATACGCTCAGCTTACAATAA
- a CDS encoding amidohydrolase yields the protein MAKKIVITDGFFLTLKEQCPVLEGSMIIEEDRIIYIGENPSPQDLEQADEIISGIGKLFMPGLVNTHGHAAMSLLRGYGDDLALQVWLEQKMWPMEAKFTSQDVYWATLLSIIEMMKSGTTAFVDMYDHMDLVAKAVEESGMRGCLTRGVIGLCPKEVQDQKLAEAARFARDWHGKADGRITTMMAPHAPYTCPPSYIEQFVQAAHDLDLPIHTHMSETLREVEANVKEYGLRPVEHLYKLGVFTRPALIAHGVHLTDEEIRLLSEHDVRVSHNPGSNLKLASGVARVPELIQAGVKVSLGTDGPASNNNLDMFEEMRLAALIHKAVSGDPVAVPATEALRMGTIIGAESIWLENIGKLEQGAKADFIALDIDQPHFLPKTDYVSHVVYSASAKDVIDVWVNGRQLVKSGKCLTLDEEKIKREFELCFERLVQ from the coding sequence TTGGCAAAAAAAATTGTCATTACTGACGGGTTTTTTTTGACTCTAAAAGAGCAATGTCCCGTTCTGGAAGGGTCCATGATTATAGAGGAAGACCGAATTATTTATATAGGAGAAAATCCGTCTCCTCAAGATCTTGAACAAGCAGATGAAATCATTTCTGGTATAGGTAAACTGTTTATGCCCGGACTGGTAAACACTCACGGTCATGCAGCCATGTCACTGCTCAGAGGGTATGGCGATGATCTGGCACTTCAAGTTTGGCTTGAGCAAAAAATGTGGCCGATGGAAGCGAAATTTACTTCCCAGGACGTTTATTGGGCCACCCTTCTTTCAATAATTGAGATGATGAAGAGCGGAACAACAGCTTTCGTGGATATGTATGATCATATGGATCTGGTAGCCAAAGCTGTTGAGGAATCCGGCATGCGCGGCTGCCTTACCCGTGGCGTGATCGGTCTTTGTCCAAAAGAAGTGCAGGATCAGAAGCTGGCGGAAGCGGCCCGGTTTGCCCGAGACTGGCATGGCAAGGCTGACGGACGGATTACCACTATGATGGCGCCGCATGCTCCGTACACTTGTCCACCTTCCTACATTGAGCAATTCGTTCAGGCCGCACATGATCTGGACTTGCCTATTCACACTCATATGTCTGAAACCTTACGTGAAGTGGAGGCCAATGTTAAGGAATATGGCCTTCGTCCTGTGGAGCATCTTTATAAACTGGGTGTCTTTACAAGACCGGCCCTTATCGCCCACGGGGTTCACCTGACGGATGAGGAAATCCGTCTTTTAAGCGAGCATGATGTCCGGGTTTCCCACAATCCGGGAAGCAATCTCAAGCTTGCAAGCGGGGTAGCCCGCGTACCCGAATTAATTCAAGCAGGAGTGAAAGTCTCTCTTGGAACAGACGGGCCGGCAAGCAACAATAACCTGGATATGTTCGAGGAGATGAGACTTGCGGCATTAATTCATAAAGCAGTAAGCGGAGACCCTGTTGCTGTTCCGGCAACGGAAGCCTTGCGTATGGGGACTATCATAGGAGCTGAATCCATTTGGCTTGAAAATATCGGTAAGCTGGAACAGGGAGCTAAAGCTGATTTTATAGCACTGGATATCGATCAGCCCCATTTTCTGCCGAAAACAGATTATGTATCCCACGTCGTTTACTCGGCTTCCGCAAAAGATGTGATAGATGTTTGGGTAAACGGCCGGCAGCTTGTCAAATCCGGAAAATGCCTCACGCTGGATGAAGAAAAGATTAAGCGTGAATTTGAGCTTTGCTTTGAACGTCTGGTACAATAG
- the panC gene encoding pantoate--beta-alanine ligase, producing the protein MKVITRIAELKQAIWELKTGHNRFHLAPVGFVPTMGYLHEGHLSLVEEAKKQCFIVIMSIFVNPLQFGQNEDLDQYPRDIERDKQLASEAGVDLLFLPTVEEMYPRSQRTTVHISELTNVLCGASRPDHFDGVTTVVSKLFHIVQPDKAFFGLKDAQQVAVIEQMVEDLNMNVEIVPCPIVREKDGLAKSSRNVYLSPEERKQALVLSAALNDTLTWLSEQKEFNTQEVRQRLVDQISSQPLADIDYVEVLSYPSLKPLPERLTLSNNVDERIIFALAVRFGGTRLIDNAIFHWGEISHV; encoded by the coding sequence ATGAAAGTCATCACACGTATTGCCGAGCTGAAGCAAGCCATTTGGGAATTAAAAACGGGACATAACCGTTTTCATCTTGCCCCCGTCGGGTTTGTTCCGACAATGGGATATTTGCACGAAGGCCACTTAAGTCTTGTGGAAGAAGCCAAAAAACAGTGTTTTATCGTTATAATGAGCATTTTTGTGAACCCTCTTCAGTTCGGGCAGAATGAAGATCTGGATCAATACCCGCGGGATATAGAGCGTGATAAACAGCTTGCTTCGGAAGCGGGTGTGGATCTTCTTTTTCTTCCGACAGTTGAGGAAATGTATCCCCGGTCACAGCGTACTACCGTTCATATATCCGAACTTACGAACGTTCTGTGCGGGGCTTCAAGGCCGGATCATTTTGACGGTGTTACAACTGTGGTATCAAAGTTATTCCATATTGTTCAGCCGGATAAAGCTTTTTTTGGGCTTAAAGATGCACAGCAAGTGGCCGTGATTGAACAAATGGTAGAAGATTTAAACATGAATGTAGAAATTGTTCCCTGCCCGATTGTCCGTGAAAAGGACGGGCTTGCGAAAAGTTCCCGGAATGTTTATTTAAGTCCTGAAGAGCGAAAGCAAGCCCTGGTTCTTTCCGCGGCACTGAACGATACACTTACCTGGCTAAGCGAACAAAAGGAATTCAATACTCAGGAAGTCAGACAGAGGCTTGTAGACCAGATTAGCAGTCAGCCATTGGCGGACATCGATTATGTAGAGGTACTTAGTTACCCTTCTCTCAAGCCCCTGCCTGAACGGCTTACCTTAAGTAATAATGTAGACGAGCGTATCATTTTTGCTTTAGCCGTTCGTTTTGGTGGTACGCGTTTAATTGACAATGCCATATTTCATTGGGGAGAGATCAGCCATGTTTAG
- the panD gene encoding aspartate 1-decarboxylase, giving the protein MFRTMMKAKIHRATVTEANLNYIGSVTIDQDILDAVDMLPGEKVQIVNNNNGTRLETYIIPGPRGSGVICLNGAAARLVQVGDIVIIVSYALMTDEEGRNHCPTIAFMGEGNRIEEVLKEETHSTIR; this is encoded by the coding sequence ATGTTTAGAACTATGATGAAAGCTAAAATTCATCGGGCAACCGTGACAGAAGCAAATTTAAACTATATAGGCAGTGTAACCATAGACCAAGATATTTTGGATGCTGTGGATATGCTCCCGGGTGAGAAAGTTCAGATTGTCAACAATAATAATGGTACCCGTCTTGAGACCTATATTATTCCCGGCCCCCGCGGCTCTGGAGTGATCTGCCTGAACGGGGCGGCTGCACGTTTGGTACAGGTTGGAGATATTGTCATCATTGTTTCCTATGCCTTGATGACTGACGAGGAAGGCAGGAACCACTGCCCTACAATTGCCTTCATGGGTGAAGGAAACCGGATTGAAGAAGTGCTAAAAGAGGAGACACATTCCACGATCCGCTGA
- a CDS encoding redox-sensing transcriptional repressor Rex, with amino-acid sequence MKTEKISEAVVRRLPIYLRYLNELAIKNVMTVSSQDLGQKLDLNPAQIRKDLAYFGEFGKKGIGYDVAYLIEKIRQILNLDKQNPVVLVGAGNLGRALSNYNVYLSDQMKIVAVFDASPGKIGQTINNLQVKPMEDLIPTVRKLGVRIGIITVPASEAQNVANQFIEAGVEAILNFAPIIIKVPPEVRVHNADFTADLQSLAYYLVEKNTEA; translated from the coding sequence ATGAAGACGGAAAAAATATCTGAAGCCGTCGTTCGGCGATTGCCGATTTATTTACGGTACTTGAACGAATTAGCCATAAAGAATGTAATGACTGTTTCGTCTCAGGACCTGGGCCAGAAATTGGATCTGAACCCGGCGCAAATCCGCAAGGATCTAGCTTACTTTGGTGAATTCGGCAAGAAGGGGATCGGGTATGATGTTGCTTATCTGATTGAAAAAATTCGGCAGATTCTAAATCTGGACAAACAAAACCCAGTAGTGCTGGTAGGCGCCGGTAACCTTGGGCGTGCATTATCTAATTATAACGTCTATTTGAGCGATCAGATGAAGATTGTAGCGGTGTTTGATGCTTCGCCGGGCAAAATCGGTCAAACCATCAATAATTTACAGGTGAAACCGATGGAAGACCTGATTCCAACAGTTAGAAAACTGGGGGTTCGGATTGGGATTATTACCGTTCCGGCTTCGGAAGCGCAAAATGTAGCGAATCAATTCATTGAAGCAGGTGTGGAAGCTATCCTGAACTTTGCTCCAATCATTATTAAAGTTCCACCGGAAGTACGTGTCCATAATGCGGATTTCACAGCCGATCTTCAAAGTCTCGCTTATTATCTGGTAGAAAAAAACACCGAAGCTTAA
- a CDS encoding DUF47 domain-containing protein, protein MVSIFNSKRDEVDFLGLLVKSADNTHQAAIMFRDALLGNKLPADFFQNIKDMETKGDQITHEIFRELDKVFITPIDREDIMELASNLDDVIDGIEATAARFDYLNIQTIDKYMQEFTEVIVKACEHLLEAFKLLSKKKYNSIKQHTVEVNSLENEGDRLMREGIREIFTNRRDPYDDFNLKELYERLEETTDVCEDVANILESVVLRYS, encoded by the coding sequence ATGGTATCCATTTTCAACAGCAAACGAGATGAAGTCGATTTTCTGGGCTTACTCGTGAAATCTGCCGATAACACACATCAAGCGGCGATCATGTTCCGCGATGCTCTGTTGGGCAATAAGCTCCCTGCTGATTTTTTTCAAAACATCAAGGATATGGAAACTAAAGGAGACCAAATCACTCACGAAATTTTCCGTGAATTAGACAAAGTGTTTATTACTCCTATCGACCGTGAAGATATCATGGAACTAGCTTCCAATCTTGACGATGTGATTGACGGAATTGAAGCAACAGCTGCCCGCTTTGATTATTTGAATATTCAAACGATCGATAAGTACATGCAGGAATTTACAGAAGTAATCGTAAAAGCTTGTGAACATTTGCTTGAAGCCTTTAAGCTGCTATCCAAGAAAAAATACAATTCAATTAAGCAACATACGGTGGAAGTTAACAGCCTCGAAAACGAAGGTGACCGCTTGATGAGAGAGGGAATTCGTGAAATTTTCACAAACCGCCGGGATCCGTATGATGATTTCAACTTGAAAGAACTCTATGAACGCCTTGAAGAAACAACCGATGTCTGTGAAGATGTCGCGAATATTCTTGAAAGCGTAGTTCTGCGCTACTCATAA
- a CDS encoding inorganic phosphate transporter, giving the protein MITLFFIVALALAFDFINGFHDTANAVATSISTRAMKPRFAILSAAILNFLGAIFSSEVAKTVGGSIANPADIENGVYVVIAALLASIIWNLLTWYYGIPSSSSHTLIGALAGAVMAGAGAGALNWGGFGKIVLILILSPVIAFVAGYMIMTVIKRLIILSGNKSRSKLNRVFRFFQILSAWLLSFSHGGNDAQKAMGIIVFGLVAAGLQDTLDVPLWVKLAAATAMGLGTSIGGMRIIKTVGSKIIKIEPINGFASDLTSSAIIQASTAMGMPLSTTHVISSSIIGTGSVMRLHDVKWGTVKRMLVTWVITIPISIAIAYLIYMLMFKFFV; this is encoded by the coding sequence ATGATCACTTTATTCTTTATTGTAGCGCTTGCCCTGGCATTTGATTTTATTAATGGCTTTCATGATACAGCAAATGCTGTTGCCACTTCAATTTCGACCAGAGCCATGAAACCGCGTTTTGCGATTTTGAGTGCTGCAATCCTAAACTTCCTCGGGGCCATTTTCTCCTCGGAAGTTGCTAAAACCGTCGGGGGAAGCATCGCCAACCCTGCTGATATTGAGAACGGTGTTTATGTTGTTATCGCGGCTCTTCTCGCTTCAATTATCTGGAACCTTCTCACCTGGTATTATGGAATCCCTTCATCATCCTCCCATACCCTGATCGGTGCTCTTGCTGGTGCTGTCATGGCCGGTGCTGGTGCAGGGGCCCTTAATTGGGGAGGTTTCGGCAAGATTGTACTGATCCTTATCCTTTCCCCGGTCATTGCATTCGTGGCTGGTTACATGATTATGACGGTGATTAAACGCCTCATCATTCTAAGCGGTAACAAATCCCGTTCGAAGTTAAACCGTGTTTTCCGTTTTTTCCAAATCTTATCGGCATGGCTTCTGTCCTTTTCACATGGCGGTAACGATGCCCAAAAAGCTATGGGGATTATTGTTTTTGGACTCGTCGCTGCCGGTTTACAAGATACATTGGACGTACCTCTGTGGGTTAAACTGGCTGCGGCAACGGCCATGGGGCTTGGAACATCAATTGGCGGAATGAGGATTATTAAAACCGTCGGTTCAAAAATTATCAAGATCGAACCGATTAACGGCTTTGCGTCTGATTTAACATCGTCCGCCATTATTCAGGCCTCAACAGCTATGGGAATGCCGCTTTCTACCACTCATGTTATTTCTTCGTCCATTATCGGAACAGGTAGTGTCATGCGTTTGCATGATGTAAAATGGGGAACAGTTAAGCGGATGCTTGTTACTTGGGTAATTACAATTCCAATCAGTATTGCGATTGCCTATCTGATCTACATGCTCATGTTTAAATTTTTTGTATAA
- a CDS encoding AAA family ATPase codes for MSRYSREILIGALPVVIIFLLYIGVSPLPLLFTAGLIGMSYYLIKQRGGGQAVFMGRQQRRSGRKPTYLTFEQIGGQDRAKNELIEALDFLIKPEQIERLGIRPLKGILLTGPPGTGKTLMAKAAAHYTNSVFVAASGSEFVEMYVGVGASRIRNLFQDARNRAQKEDKENAVIFIDEIDVIGGKRDGGQQREYDQTLNQLLTEMDGIHSVQTPRILIIAATNRKEMLDSALLRPGRFDRHIEVDLPDKKGRQAILEIHAQNKPLEESADLMKVAEQTFGFSGAQLESVLNEAAIYAMRESCEVIHQKHLSSAIDKVMMGEKTDRESTQEEKERVAYHELGHAIMAELVRPDSVSQVALSPRGKALGYVRHNPPQDLYLYTKDAIEEQIMIAMAGAASEEIFYGNRSTGSKNDFEQALRMVRTMMDSGLTSLGIIDLDMVTKEELMKENTLIMNELFAKTKTMLEQHRIVFEQSLAILLKEEILSGQQFRKLLEESKQLINQEKTDSSSIKAAVPQ; via the coding sequence ATGAGCAGGTACAGTAGAGAAATTTTAATCGGGGCTCTGCCCGTTGTCATTATTTTTCTTCTTTATATCGGGGTAAGTCCCCTGCCACTGTTATTCACAGCGGGTCTGATCGGCATGAGTTACTATCTGATCAAACAACGTGGAGGAGGACAGGCTGTTTTTATGGGCCGCCAACAAAGGCGCTCGGGCCGCAAGCCCACCTATTTGACGTTTGAGCAAATCGGGGGACAGGACCGCGCCAAGAATGAATTGATCGAAGCACTTGATTTTCTGATCAAACCAGAGCAAATTGAAAGGCTGGGAATCCGTCCGTTAAAAGGCATTCTGCTGACCGGGCCGCCGGGAACCGGTAAAACCTTGATGGCAAAGGCTGCCGCTCATTATACGAATTCGGTTTTCGTGGCCGCATCCGGCTCTGAATTCGTGGAAATGTATGTAGGTGTAGGAGCCAGCCGCATCCGTAACCTGTTTCAGGATGCCAGAAACCGGGCTCAGAAAGAAGACAAAGAAAATGCCGTAATCTTTATTGATGAGATTGATGTGATCGGTGGAAAAAGGGATGGGGGCCAGCAAAGGGAATATGATCAGACATTGAACCAGCTGCTGACGGAGATGGACGGAATTCATTCGGTCCAAACTCCCCGCATTCTTATTATTGCGGCCACTAACCGTAAGGAAATGCTGGACAGTGCTCTGCTTCGTCCCGGCCGATTCGACCGTCATATAGAAGTGGATCTGCCTGATAAGAAAGGCCGTCAGGCCATCCTGGAGATCCATGCCCAAAATAAACCTCTGGAGGAAAGTGCTGACCTGATGAAGGTTGCGGAGCAGACATTCGGATTTTCCGGAGCCCAGTTGGAAAGCGTTCTGAATGAGGCGGCAATTTATGCCATGAGGGAAAGCTGCGAAGTTATTCACCAGAAACATTTATCATCCGCAATTGACAAGGTGATGATGGGAGAGAAAACAGACCGGGAATCCACGCAGGAGGAAAAAGAACGTGTTGCTTATCATGAGCTGGGACATGCCATTATGGCAGAGCTGGTCCGCCCGGATTCTGTCTCCCAGGTAGCTCTGAGTCCCCGGGGTAAAGCACTTGGTTATGTACGTCATAATCCCCCACAGGATCTTTATCTGTATACCAAGGATGCCATTGAAGAACAAATTATGATCGCAATGGCCGGAGCCGCTTCGGAGGAGATTTTTTACGGAAACCGCAGTACAGGTTCCAAAAATGACTTTGAACAGGCCCTCCGGATGGTCCGGACCATGATGGATTCTGGACTTACCTCTCTAGGTATTATTGATTTGGACATGGTAACAAAAGAAGAGCTGATGAAAGAAAATACGCTGATAATGAATGAGCTGTTTGCCAAAACAAAAACGATGCTGGAACAGCACCGGATTGTCTTCGAACAGTCTCTGGCGATCCTTCTGAAAGAGGAAATTCTATCAGGACAGCAGTTCCGCAAGCTGCTGGAAGAAAGTAAACAGCTAATCAACCAGGAAAAAACAGATTCATCGTCTATTAAGGCGGCTGTTCCCCAATGA
- a CDS encoding acetate/propionate family kinase translates to MKILVINAGSSSLKYQLYNMNDQSVSAKGLVERIGMESAILTHEPTGKEEVREVSEILEHNTAIRKVLDKLVHKEHGVIQSTNEIDAVGHRIVHGGESFSGSVIVTEEMKMEIKRLFDLAPLHNPAGMLGIQAVEVNMPDVPQVAVFDTAFHQTMEPHAYMYAIPQVLYKKHKVRRYGFHGTSHQYVSERAAKFLNKPLEELKIVTAHIGNGASCTAIMNGKSVDTSMGMTPLEGLMMGTRSGDLDPAVVPYAMGKEDLTLNEVNSMLNKHSGLLAISGISSDLREITNAMEEGDKKAQLAFDMYTYRIRKYIGAYAAAMNGIDVLVFTAGAGENSVILREAVCENLSFLGIEFDKERNATGRGIEKSISTDESKVQVLVIPTNEEWVIASDTYRLVKNQA, encoded by the coding sequence ATGAAAATCCTCGTAATCAATGCAGGAAGTTCTTCTCTGAAATATCAATTGTATAATATGAACGACCAATCCGTATCAGCCAAAGGCCTAGTTGAACGGATTGGAATGGAATCAGCTATCTTGACCCATGAACCAACAGGAAAAGAAGAAGTTCGGGAAGTAAGCGAAATCCTGGAACACAATACTGCAATCCGGAAAGTGCTTGATAAATTGGTTCATAAGGAGCATGGTGTTATTCAATCTACGAATGAGATTGACGCGGTGGGACACCGGATTGTGCATGGAGGAGAGTCCTTCTCCGGATCAGTGATCGTGACGGAAGAAATGAAGATGGAGATTAAACGTCTTTTCGATCTGGCTCCTCTGCATAACCCGGCAGGTATGCTCGGTATTCAAGCGGTAGAGGTAAACATGCCGGACGTACCTCAAGTGGCTGTGTTCGATACCGCGTTCCATCAGACTATGGAACCGCATGCTTATATGTATGCCATCCCGCAAGTACTGTATAAAAAGCATAAGGTGCGCCGGTATGGCTTTCATGGGACTTCCCATCAGTATGTCAGTGAACGTGCAGCCAAGTTCCTGAATAAGCCTCTGGAAGAACTAAAGATTGTAACAGCCCATATCGGAAATGGAGCAAGCTGTACTGCCATTATGAATGGTAAATCTGTGGACACAAGCATGGGAATGACCCCGTTGGAAGGACTTATGATGGGAACCCGCAGCGGTGACCTGGACCCGGCTGTTGTTCCTTATGCAATGGGCAAGGAAGATTTAACCCTTAATGAAGTAAATTCCATGCTTAATAAGCATAGCGGACTCCTGGCCATCTCGGGAATCAGCAGCGATTTGCGCGAAATCACAAATGCGATGGAAGAAGGCGACAAAAAAGCTCAGCTCGCTTTTGATATGTACACGTACCGGATCCGCAAATATATTGGTGCATATGCTGCTGCCATGAACGGAATTGACGTTTTGGTATTTACCGCCGGAGCCGGTGAAAATTCGGTTATACTCAGGGAAGCCGTTTGTGAAAACCTGTCTTTCCTTGGTATCGAGTTTGATAAAGAACGTAATGCAACCGGACGTGGCATTGAAAAGAGCATCAGTACAGATGAGTCAAAAGTACAAGTTCTGGTTATCCCTACCAATGAAGAATGGGTTATCGCCAGCGATACGTATAGACTGGTTAAGAACCAAGCATAA